The following are encoded together in the Plasmodium knowlesi strain H genome assembly, chromosome: 8 genome:
- a CDS encoding DNA replication complex GINS protein, putative, whose amino-acid sequence MSDVFSIFKKKRIKKAKLCKTSLRKNKGRIFMSDKSRRKAYATNQSVSSNHSGLLHKHSSEYQKISGGGEGEGVRGSSGPSNNSESLNGVTKQTPLSKLGATELLNNESNVVVENFPKLPVKNIESCEDVYNIFYLRDQYLIGNKNIQINNDHLILLETTLDKLDAAISELETEESYSTKKILTSVYEKVFNLYRSFKSMKSLPPQLSNAYSCFQSNILFVKGKQFKKNYVFDNLINIYTYLQNSELQQDNIEMINEAIYINDKNVSTPSFINKSILTSNEHVQEHIEYLPIKFNPHFIELNKISIYYLFEESINHIIWQKALDELVVVKALADIPYLDLSEVEGFDFKKMKSGQRQWYPVYIAKELSEEGLATVEFPFWFYIDNLKNIYKREFEDTHELTDLPSPFFFEISSMFLENNAFKNSTPIETIGHRTPYKYILKVAGLIQDIRQKRIHKIMNRFKNFDVLSEIMLINNIQIYETYCVNYLASVFFQNKGSSSSLSHGFDVRNYLFDPFVFSA is encoded by the exons ATGTCAGAtgttttttctatatttaaaaaaaaaagaataaaaaaagcaaaactgTGCAAAACATCATTGAGAAAAAACAAGGGGAGGATTTTCATGAGCGACAAATCCCGTCGGAAGGCGTACGCGACGAACCAATCGGTTAGTAGCAACCACAGCGGATTGCTCCACAAGCACAGTAGCGAATATCAGAAAATATCAGgcggaggagaaggagaaggagtgaGAGGAAGCTCTGGACCAAGCAACAACAGCGAAAGCTTGAACGGAGTGACAAAGCAAACCCCATTGAGTAAACTAGGGGCAACTGAATTATTAAATAACGAGTCAAATGTTGTcgtggaaaattttcctaaACTTCCAGTTAAAAACATTGAATCGTGTGAAGATGTGTATAACATCTTCTACTTACGAGACCAATATCTaataggaaataaaaatatacaaataaataatgatCATTTGATTCTCCTAGAAACAACGTTAGACAAGTTAGATGCAGCCATATCGGAGCTAGAGACAGAAGAAAGTTactccacaaaaaaaattttgacaaGTGTGTATGAAAAGGTTTTCAACTTATATAGGAGTTTCAAAAGCATGAAAAGTTTACCTCCCCAACTTTCCAATGCGTACAGTTGCTTCCAGAGTAATATTCTCTTTGTGAAGGGAAagcaatttaaaaaaaattacgttttcgataatttaattaatatatatacgtacctGCAAAACAGTGAGCTTCAACAGGATAACATCGAGATGATAAACGAAGCAATTTATATcaatgataaaaatgtttcTACTCCATCCTTCATAAATAAAAGTATTCTTACTTCCAACGAACATGTTCAGGAACATATAGAATACCTCCCTATTAAATTCAATCCCCATTTTAttgaattaaataaaatatctaTTTATTATCTGTTTGAAGAATCCATTAATCACATAATATGGCAGAAGGCGTTGGACGAATTAGTTGTTGTTAAGGCGTTGGCCGATATCCCGTACTTGGACCTATCCGAAGTGGAAGGGTTCGACTTCAAAAAGATGAAGTCAGGACAAAGGCAATGGTACCCTGTGTACATTGCCAAAGAATTAAGTGAAGAAGGACTTGCCACCGTCGAGTTCCCCTTTTGGTTCTACAtcgataatttaaaaaatatttataagAGGGAGTTTGAGGATACGCACGAACTGACGGATTTACCTAGTCCATTCTTCTTCGAAATATCCTCCATGTTTCTAGAAAACAATGCCTTTAAGAATTCCACGCCTATAGAGACCATTGGTCATCGCACACCCTACAAGTACATTCTCAAAGTGGCAG GCCTCATCCAGGACATTCGACAGAAGCGCATTcacaaaattatgaaccGGTTTAAAAACTTCGACGTCTTGTCAGAAATTATGTTAATAAATAACATTCAGATATATGAAACGTATTGTGTGAATTACTTGgcttccgtttttttccaGAACAAAGGATCCAGTAGTTCACTATCCCATGGCTTTGACGTGCGCAACTATCTCTTTGATCCCTTTGTTTTTAGTGCCTAA